One part of the Pirellulales bacterium genome encodes these proteins:
- the acnA gene encoding aconitate hydratase AcnA: MATAAKATSTTRTVDPFQAYDTFSTGTAATGGGADTPATDIPATVGIYRLEKLNSLGLGPVSRLPYSIRLLLESLLRNCDGYEVTTDDVRNLVAWNAAKPAELEIPFKPARVVLQDFTGVPCVVDLAAMRSAMQRLGGDAAKINPLIPVDLVIDHSVQVDEFARDNALDLNVELEFQRNRERYEFLRWGQKAFNNFRVVPPNIGIVHQVNLEYLAKGVFVRPDAAGRPTALPDTLVGTDSHTTMINGLGVVGWGVGGIEAEAVMLGQPLYMLMPEVVGMEITGQLPPGATATDLVLTVTEILRKEKVVGKFVEFFGSGVTHMRLADRATISNMAPEYGATMGFFPTDEETLRYLRQTGRTEAEIQLVERYCREQGLFRTDDAPVPEFTKVLRLDLGTIVPSLAGPKRPQDRVPLTQVKQTFLQALSAPVAERGFALAADKLNATASVKDNGHSSQIGHGAVVIAAITSCTNTSNPSVMLAAGLLAKAAVERGLTVPPHVKTSLAPGSRVVTDYYVRSGLNRYLDQLGFQTVGYGCTTCIGNSGPLPDAVAQAVTAGDLVVSAVLSGNRNFEGRVNPHVKANYLASPPLVVAYALAGSTAIDLATEPLGRDQQGQPVYLREIWPSSETVMHTMASAVLPEMFTRRYTGVWESNPKWNAIPVSGGQLYDWKESSTYIQEPPFLMDLAPAPAAIQPIKNARCLAALGDSVTTDHISPAGSIKADSPAGKYLQAAGVTPADFNSYGARRGNDRIMTRGTFANIRIRNLLAPGTEGGVTRLLPGNEILPIFDAAQRYKAEGVPLVILAGEEYGTGSSRDWAAKGTMLLGVRAVLASSFERIHRSNLVGMGVLPLVLPESWQSLGLTGEELFDIPISEKVAPRSNITVTATKPDGTVVTFEAKVRIDTPVELDYYRNGGILQTVLRKLLAG; encoded by the coding sequence ACGGTTGATCCCTTTCAGGCGTATGACACATTCTCGACCGGGACTGCCGCCACGGGAGGCGGAGCGGACACTCCCGCGACTGATATTCCCGCGACTGTGGGAATTTATCGCCTGGAAAAACTGAACAGCCTGGGCCTCGGGCCGGTCAGTCGCCTCCCTTATTCCATTCGTTTACTCCTGGAATCTTTGTTGCGCAATTGCGACGGCTACGAAGTGACCACCGACGATGTGCGTAACTTGGTGGCTTGGAACGCTGCCAAACCGGCAGAATTGGAAATCCCGTTTAAGCCCGCCCGCGTGGTCTTGCAGGACTTTACCGGCGTGCCGTGCGTTGTCGATCTGGCGGCCATGCGCAGCGCGATGCAGCGACTGGGGGGAGACGCCGCCAAAATCAATCCCCTGATCCCCGTTGATTTGGTGATCGACCATTCGGTCCAAGTTGACGAATTTGCCCGCGATAATGCGCTTGACCTGAATGTCGAGCTGGAATTCCAGCGCAATCGCGAGCGGTATGAATTCCTTCGCTGGGGCCAAAAGGCGTTTAATAATTTTCGCGTGGTTCCGCCAAATATCGGTATCGTGCATCAGGTCAATCTGGAATATCTGGCCAAAGGGGTCTTTGTGCGCCCCGATGCCGCGGGACGCCCCACCGCGCTCCCCGATACACTAGTCGGCACGGACAGCCATACCACCATGATCAATGGCCTAGGCGTGGTGGGCTGGGGGGTCGGCGGTATCGAGGCCGAGGCGGTCATGCTAGGCCAACCACTCTATATGCTCATGCCCGAGGTGGTGGGCATGGAAATCACGGGGCAACTTCCACCGGGCGCGACTGCGACCGACCTGGTTTTGACCGTGACGGAAATCCTACGCAAGGAAAAAGTGGTCGGTAAATTTGTCGAATTTTTTGGTTCCGGCGTCACCCACATGCGGTTGGCGGACCGGGCAACCATTAGCAATATGGCACCGGAATACGGGGCCACGATGGGATTCTTTCCCACGGACGAGGAGACCCTGCGTTATTTGCGGCAAACAGGCCGGACCGAGGCCGAAATCCAACTGGTGGAGCGATATTGTCGTGAACAAGGATTATTCCGCACCGATGACGCCCCTGTCCCGGAATTTACCAAGGTCCTGCGGCTCGACCTGGGGACCATTGTCCCCAGCCTGGCCGGGCCCAAGCGCCCGCAAGACCGGGTCCCGTTAACCCAGGTAAAGCAAACCTTCTTGCAAGCGCTCAGCGCCCCCGTGGCCGAGCGGGGCTTTGCCCTGGCAGCTGACAAACTAAATGCGACCGCCAGCGTCAAGGATAACGGCCATTCCAGCCAGATTGGCCACGGCGCGGTCGTCATCGCCGCCATTACCAGTTGCACAAATACCAGCAACCCCAGCGTGATGCTGGCGGCGGGTTTGTTAGCCAAGGCCGCCGTCGAACGAGGCCTAACCGTCCCCCCCCACGTCAAGACCAGCCTGGCCCCCGGCTCGCGGGTGGTGACCGACTATTATGTCCGTTCCGGGCTAAATCGTTATTTGGATCAACTCGGTTTTCAAACGGTTGGCTATGGCTGCACTACCTGCATTGGCAATAGCGGACCCTTGCCGGACGCCGTCGCCCAGGCCGTGACCGCGGGAGATTTGGTTGTATCGGCGGTGCTATCGGGAAATCGCAATTTTGAAGGGCGGGTCAATCCCCATGTAAAGGCCAATTATCTGGCCAGTCCGCCGCTCGTGGTGGCGTATGCCCTGGCGGGTTCCACCGCGATCGACTTGGCGACGGAACCTTTGGGGCGAGATCAACAGGGCCAACCGGTATATCTGCGCGAGATCTGGCCATCGTCGGAAACGGTGATGCACACGATGGCCTCGGCCGTCCTGCCCGAAATGTTCACCCGCCGTTACACCGGCGTCTGGGAGAGCAATCCCAAATGGAATGCCATCCCCGTCAGTGGCGGCCAATTGTACGACTGGAAGGAATCCAGCACCTACATTCAAGAGCCGCCGTTTTTAATGGACCTGGCCCCTGCTCCGGCGGCAATTCAACCGATCAAAAATGCCCGCTGTCTGGCCGCATTAGGCGATTCCGTCACTACGGATCACATTAGCCCCGCCGGTTCAATCAAGGCCGATAGCCCCGCGGGCAAGTACCTGCAGGCCGCCGGTGTTACGCCAGCGGATTTTAACAGTTACGGTGCGCGCCGCGGTAACGACCGCATCATGACACGGGGCACGTTTGCCAATATCCGCATCCGCAACTTGCTGGCTCCGGGGACCGAAGGCGGGGTCACGCGCTTACTTCCCGGCAACGAAATCCTGCCCATTTTTGACGCCGCCCAACGGTACAAGGCCGAGGGCGTCCCCTTGGTCATTCTTGCGGGCGAGGAATACGGTACCGGCAGCAGCCGCGATTGGGCGGCCAAGGGGACCATGCTCTTGGGCGTGCGGGCGGTGCTGGCCAGCAGCTTTGAACGCATCCACCGCAGCAATCTGGTCGGCATGGGCGTGTTGCCGTTGGTCCTGCCCGAAAGCTGGCAATCGCTGGGTCTAACTGGCGAAGAGCTATTCGACATTCCCATCTCGGAAAAAGTCGCCCCTCGCTCCAACATCACTGTGACCGCGACCAAGCCCGATGGCACCGTCGTCACCTTTGAGGCCAAGGTGCGGATCGATACCCCGGTGGAGCTGGATTACTATCGCAACGGCGGCATATTGCAGACTGTGTTGCGAAAATTATTGGCGGGGTAA
- a CDS encoding ThiF family adenylyltransferase, which yields MADTLARYARQINYAPLGAKGQSALLASTALIVGCGALGTVQANLLARAGVGRLRIVDRDFVELTNLQRQVLFDEEDLRRELPKAVAAANKLAVINSTITLEPIVADLHSGNIRELCQGVDCILDGTDNFETRFLINDAAHALGIPWIYGGCIGAEGQMLAILPGETPCLRCVLPEPPPPGTQQTCDTAGVLGPAAGIVAAWQAAEALKILSGNRAAVNRHWVVFDLWRGDWRQLAVAGLREAGGCGSCQQGEYPWLLGERGNQAAVLCGRNAVQLTFADVRWSLAELREKLRLLPEAQLSGNNYLLRLRVDPYLLTFFPDGRVIVQGTDDIAAAKTVFTKYLGG from the coding sequence ATGGCCGACACCCTTGCCCGCTATGCCCGCCAGATCAATTACGCTCCCCTGGGCGCAAAGGGACAGAGCGCGCTTCTGGCCAGCACGGCATTGATCGTTGGCTGCGGCGCGCTGGGGACCGTGCAGGCTAATTTGCTCGCCCGCGCGGGCGTGGGTCGATTACGGATTGTGGATCGGGACTTTGTCGAATTGACCAACTTGCAGCGGCAAGTTCTCTTTGACGAGGAAGACCTGCGACGGGAACTCCCCAAGGCCGTGGCCGCGGCGAATAAACTGGCGGTGATTAATTCCACCATCACACTCGAGCCTATCGTCGCCGATCTGCATAGCGGCAATATCCGCGAACTGTGCCAGGGCGTGGATTGCATTCTGGACGGGACGGATAATTTTGAAACGCGCTTTCTGATCAACGACGCGGCACACGCGCTGGGCATCCCCTGGATCTATGGGGGGTGCATCGGGGCGGAAGGGCAAATGTTGGCGATACTCCCCGGCGAAACCCCATGCTTGCGCTGCGTCTTGCCGGAACCACCCCCCCCCGGCACGCAACAAACTTGCGATACGGCGGGAGTGCTCGGCCCCGCGGCGGGAATCGTGGCCGCCTGGCAAGCCGCCGAAGCCCTCAAAATCCTCAGCGGCAACCGCGCCGCCGTTAACCGTCACTGGGTGGTGTTTGACTTGTGGCGGGGGGATTGGCGGCAGTTGGCGGTGGCGGGACTGCGGGAAGCCGGGGGTTGCGGCTCTTGCCAACAAGGGGAGTACCCCTGGCTGTTGGGCGAGCGGGGTAATCAAGCGGCGGTCCTCTGCGGGCGAAACGCCGTGCAACTGACCTTTGCCGATGTGCGCTGGTCGCTGGCGGAGCTACGGGAAAAGCTCCGCCTATTACCCGAGGCGCAACTGAGCGGCAACAATTACCTGCTGCGGTTGCGGGTGGATCCTTATTTATTGACGTTCTTTCCCGATGGGCGTGTGATTGTCCAGGGGACGGACGACATTGCTGCGGCCAAGACCGTCTTTACAAAGTATCTGGGGGGGTGA
- a CDS encoding response regulator produces MRILIADDDEIALELLEHTLIKAGYDVVTANNGREALELLRAGAARLVISDWEMPEMTGIQLCQAIRAGDFDGYVYVILLTSRAASDEIVQGMSAGADDFVIKPFHTPELLVRIRSGERVLSLETREVAIFALAKLAESRDPETGHHLERVQCYSRVLAEKLATHPKYRHEIDAEYIRLIYLTSPLHDIGKVGVPDCVLRKPGRLNDQEYAIMKTHALLGAETLDAALIKFPDARFLRVARDIAATHHERWDGTGYPLGLKGEEIPLCGRIVALADVYDALTSKRCYKDAFDQLVANSIITQEAGTHFDPEIVAAFLEIEDQFVAIRERFSSQANQLLEV; encoded by the coding sequence ATGAGAATTTTGATTGCCGACGATGACGAAATCGCCTTGGAGTTATTGGAACATACCTTGATCAAGGCGGGTTATGACGTGGTCACGGCCAATAATGGCCGGGAGGCGCTGGAACTCCTGCGCGCCGGGGCGGCGCGGCTGGTGATCTCGGACTGGGAAATGCCCGAGATGACCGGCATCCAGCTTTGCCAAGCCATCCGCGCGGGGGACTTTGACGGTTATGTGTATGTGATCTTACTGACCAGTCGCGCCGCGTCCGACGAGATCGTCCAGGGAATGTCCGCCGGCGCCGACGACTTTGTCATCAAGCCGTTTCATACGCCGGAATTGTTGGTGCGGATTCGTTCGGGGGAGCGGGTCTTATCGCTGGAAACGCGCGAAGTCGCGATTTTTGCCCTGGCTAAACTGGCCGAATCCCGAGATCCCGAAACGGGGCACCATCTTGAACGGGTGCAGTGTTATTCCCGGGTTTTGGCCGAAAAACTGGCCACCCACCCCAAATACCGCCACGAAATCGACGCCGAATACATTCGCTTGATCTATTTGACCAGTCCGCTGCATGACATTGGCAAGGTGGGCGTGCCGGATTGCGTGTTGCGCAAGCCAGGTCGGCTCAACGACCAGGAATACGCCATCATGAAAACCCACGCCCTGTTAGGGGCCGAAACCCTGGATGCGGCGTTGATCAAATTTCCCGATGCGCGGTTTTTGCGAGTGGCCCGGGATATCGCCGCCACCCATCACGAACGGTGGGACGGCACCGGATATCCCTTGGGACTGAAAGGGGAGGAAATACCCCTTTGTGGCCGTATCGTGGCGCTCGCGGATGTGTACGACGCGCTCACCAGCAAGCGTTGTTATAAAGACGCCTTTGACCAGTTGGTGGCCAACTCCATCATCACGCAGGAAGCCGGGACACACTTTGACCCCGAGATCGTCGCGGCGTTTCTGGAAATCGAAGATCAGTTTGTTGCCATTCGCGAACGCTTTTCGTCGCAAGCGAATCAACTACTGGAAGTATAA